From Camelus dromedarius isolate mCamDro1 chromosome 2, mCamDro1.pat, whole genome shotgun sequence, one genomic window encodes:
- the LOC105086340 gene encoding proline-rich protein 23A yields the protein MGSRPRSPSAYPADGRGAQAGGPGPAKRRRTEEPAGPGSEAASSLDNLTRSPAAGAFTSVVVVAAGCALHVALDDVDLVLEPEPTSVLQVSLGDRTLMLVPEALLGSGVQRLWGQGLEQGAFLSAPEESVVLEQGFFRVVVPEIAAQEEANREDVGTEFLSAGMDAAADSVVGLRPSAGKMSGPNSEVLVPEPSPQAPNPSPERSSPYYDYTLDFYLQEPLPDSPLQPLPPSPSPGPHERPQRPHGPARKARKCLFPE from the coding sequence ATGGGCAGCCGGCCCCGCAGCCCCAGCGCCTACCCTGCGGACGGGCGGGGAGCGCAGGCCGGAGGACCCGGCCCTGCCAAGCGCCGCCGAACGGAGGAGCCTGCCGGCCCCGGGTCTGAGGCGGCGTCCAGCCTGGACAACCTGACCCGGTCCCCGGCGGCGGGCGCGTTCACCTCAGTGGTGGTCGTGGCCGCCGGCTGTGCCCTGCACGTGGCCCTGGACGACGTCGACCTGGTGCTAGAGCCTGAGCCAACGTCGGTGCTGCAAGTGTCTCTCGGAGATCGCACCCTCATGCTGGTCCCCGAGGCCCTTCTGGGTTCAGGCGTCCAACGCCTGTGGGGACAGGGCCTGGAGCAGGGTGCTTTCCTTAGCGCTCCCGAGGAGTCCGTCGTCCTGGAGCAGGGATTCTTCCGCGTAGTTGTGCCAGAGATCGCCGCCCAAGAAGAGGCCAATCGGGAGGATGTGGGCACCGAATTCCTGTCGGCTGGGATGGATGCTGCAGCCGACTCAGTGGTTGGGCTCCGCCCCTCGGCTGGAAAAATGTCGGGCCCCAACTCGGAGGTCTTGGTTCCAGAGCCCTCGCCTCAGGCCCCCAACCCTAGTCCAGAGAGAAGCTCTCCTTACTACGACTACACCCTGGACTTCTACCTTCAGGAGCCCCTCCCGGACTCaccactccaacctctgcctccctctccgaGTCCAGGTCCCCACGAGCGCCCTCAACGCCCTCACGGTCCTGCGCGCAAGGCCCGGAAATGCCTGTTCCCGGAATGA
- the LOC105086341 gene encoding proline-rich protein 23C: MGSRPRSPSAYSVDRWGPQAEGPGPAKRRRTNEPSDPESEAASSPDNLTRPRAADARTSVVVLDADCALYLPLDDVDLVLEPEATSVQRVSLRDHTVMVVPETLLASVTECLGGQGHSSLGLEQGALLSAPGEYIALEQGFFYGSVPEIAAQEEVYEEDVDAEFLPPGMEAAAGSVAGLRSPARRASDPDMLGLVPEPSPRASNPTHKRSSTYKHWPYPPEGLEPPSSKAPHESRVVIN; this comes from the exons ATGGGCAGCCGGCCCCGCAGCCCCAGCGCCTACTCTGTGGACCGGTGGGGACCTCAGGCCGAGGGACCCGGCCCTGCCAAGCGCCGCCGAACCAACGAGCCCTCGGACCCCGAGTCTGAGGCAGCGTCCAGCCCGGACAACCTGACCAGGCCCCGGGCCGCGGACGCGCGCACCTCTGTAGTGGTTCTGGATGCCGACTGTGCCTTATACCTGCCCCTAGACGACGTTGACCTGGTGCTGGAGCCCGAGGCTACGTCTGTGCAGCGAGTATCTCTCAGAGATCACACCGTTATGGTGGTCCCCGAAACCCTCCTGGCCTCCGTAACTGAATGCTTGGGAGGACAAGGCCACTCATCTCTCGGCCTAGAACAGGGAGCTCTTCTGAGCGCTCCCGGGGAGTATATCGCCCTCGAGCAGGGATTCTTCTACGGATCTGTCCCAGAGATCGCCGCACAAGAAGAGGTTTACGAGGAGGATGTGGACGCCGAGTTCCTGCCGCCTGGAATGGAAGCTGCAGCCGGCTCAGTCGCTGGGCTCCGCTCCCCTGCAAGAAGGGCATCTGACCCCGACATGTTGGGCCTAGTCCCAGAGCCCTCACCTCGGGCCTCCAACCCTA CCCACAAGCGTTCATCCACCTACAAACACTGGCCATATCCCCCAGAGGGGCTAGAGCCACCATCCAGCAAAGCTCCACATGAGTCCAGGGTTGTCATCAACTAG